In Actinomycetota bacterium, the sequence ACATACCCGCCGCTGCTCGGAGCGGTGAACGTCGTCTACGCCATCCCGTCGATCACGATGTTCGTCCTGCTCGCCCCCGCCTTCGGGTTCACGAACGATCGGCCGGTGGTGATCGCGATGGCCCTCTACTCACTCGTCATCCTGCTCCGCAACGTCGTCGAGGGTCTGCGCGCCGTCCCGGTGAACGTCGTGGACGCGTCCACGGCGATGGGCTACGCGCCGCTCCGCCGGTTCTTCGCGGTGGAACTGCCGCTCGCCGTGCCCGGCATCGTCGCGGGGCTGAGGGTGGCTGCGGTGAGCACGATCTCGCTGATCTCGGTCGCCGGGGCGATCGGGCGCGGCGGACTGGGACGGCTGTTCGACGACGGCCGCCAGCGGGACATCACCATCGAGATCTGGGCGGGGATCGCGG encodes:
- a CDS encoding ABC transporter permease; this encodes MLSAPTWSGHSLVGNWDVIWFYTAQHLRFTALALALGCALAFPLSYVAHRWPRTYPPLLGAVNVVYAIPSITMFVLLAPAFGFTNDRPVVIAMALYSLVILLRNVVEGLRAVPVNVVDASTAMGYAPLRRFFAVELPLAVPGIVAGLRVAAVSTISLISVAGAIGRGGLGRLFDDGRQRDITIEIWAGIAAVMVLALVVDAAIFLSGRLLTPWARAERAERGGR